The DNA region GCATCTCGTTCTCACTCATCCCATTGTATAGGAGTTATTCATATTCTTGCGCGGCCTTCTTCAACGATTCATAGGCCTTCTCCGGCGTCGTTCTGCCGAAGCTCAGCTCATCCCGGACGAGCGGGAAGTCTTTGTCGATGAAGTTCACCCAGCCTTCCGGCCCTGTCGTAAAGATCTGTCCGTCCGGCGTCGTGGCGTCGATCAGCTTCATCCCGACCTTTTCGCCTTCCGGAAGCTTCGGAATCAGCGACTCGGCGATCTTGGCATTGGCTGGCACGCCTCGAGCGGTTCCAAGAATTGCCCCTGCCTCCGGATCGTTGATGAACCAGTCGATGAATTTGGCCGCTTCTTCCTTATGCTTGGAATTCGGCGACAGGCTGAAGTACATGGACGGCTTGAGCCAGCCCCCTGCTTCCTCGGCCCGCGGCATCGTAACCAGATCGTACGCCCCTTCCTTCATGCTGTCCCATGTGGTGTAGTTGTTGGAGAAGGAGTAGCGGAACAGGATTTTGCCGTTGACCAGCAGGTCTGCCGTCGGATCCATCTCCTTGTCGGATGCGTTTAGATCCGCAGGAGGCACAAGTCCGTCCTTGCGCAGCTGTTCAAACTTCTTCGTCCATTCCAGGAACGTCGCTTCATCGATATTGAATTTGCCGTCTTCCGTAATCAAGGTACCCTTGCCCTTGGCATAGTGATACGCGCTGAACATGAAGTAGTTGCCGGCATAATCCAGCGTGAAATATTGGCCTTCCGCCAGCTTAGGCTTGACCTCTTCCGCCAATGCGAAGAAATCATCCCAGCTCCAGCCGTCCTTCGGCATCGTTGCGCCCAGCTTCTCCAGAGCCGCCTTGTCGTAGATCATCCCGAAGGCAACCGATCCGAGCGGCACGCCGTATTGCTTGCCGTCTCTCTGCCCGATCGGCAGCAGGCTCGGCGTCAATTCATCCAGCTTAACCTTGGAATCGAGCTCTTCGAGCTGGTTGCGGGAGGTCCAGTCCGAAATCCAGCCCGGGTCCATTTGGAAAATATCCGGCTCATTATGCGCCGCTGCCTGCGTAGAGAGCTTATCCAGATAACCATCCATCCCGGAGTATTCGGGCTCGAAGGTCACATGCGGATTCTTCGCCGTGTAGGCCTCCAATGCCTTCAGTGTCGCTTCGTGGCGCGGCTGCGAGCCCCACCACATAATCCGGAGCTTGACGTTGTCTGCCGAACCGCCTTCGGCCTGTGTATTGTTCTTGGATGAGTTTGTGCTGCCTGTGTTTGTGCCGGTGCCTCCGTTACCGCCGCCGCATGCCGCTGCCAGCAAGGAGAACACCATCAATAACGCGAGAATCTGCAATCGCTTCCATTTATTCATGCCGACTTCCCCCTAGAAACAATATATTGTGGTCAATATGATCCTATCAATTCCGGGATGACGGGAGTATAAGAGAGATGCACAATTTATTATAAAATCGTCTGATTATGCATTACGTCTGTGCTACCTCAAGCCTTGGGAAGATGATCGTTACAACCACCCCTTCAATCTCGCCGTCCTTAACCTGGATCTCATAATTTTCATTGAAAAACGCCGAGAACCGCTCTCTCACATTCCGGATCCCGTAACCGCCCTTGCGGCGATGGTTCCCTTTGCTCTCGGGAGCAAGCCCGCTTCCGTCGTCGGTAATTGTCATGAGGACCCGGCCGTCCTCTTCCTCCGCCTTAATCTGAATTCGGCCGCTTTGCCTTGCATTGAAGCCGTGAATGATGGAATTTTCGACGAAAGGCTGGAGCGTCATTTTGGGAATGAATAGATTCCGGACCTCCTGGGAGGCCTGCACCTCATATTCCAGACCATCTTCCCACCGGATCTGCTGGATTTCCAAATAGCATGCGACGTGAGTCAGCTCCTCATCAATCGTAATAAAGCTCTCTCCATGCGATAGTCCGATGCGGAACATGCGGCCCATCAGCTCCAGAATACGGCTCATCTTCTCCTGTCCCTCCGCAATCGCCATCCAGTTCAGCTGATCCAAGGTGTTATATAGAAAATGCGGATTAATATTGGCTTGGAGCGCTTCGATTTCGGCCTTCCGCTGCTGCTCGTAACGCTGCGCCAGAGATGCGTACAACGCCTGAATTCGCTCATTCAGTCTGCGAAACCCTGCAAACAGTATGCCGAATTCATTGGTGTAATCGCCGGCCAGCTCCGCTTGCTTCCCTCCAACATCGTAATTCTTCATCGCTCTCACTAGCTGGGCGATCGGCTTCAACAATTGCCGACTTAACCATAGCGTTAACAAGAAAGCCAGCAATAAGGCTCCGATGCCGATCGTAATGATGGCTCCGGCCAGCTTGACGCTGCCTGACGTTATTCGCTCCCATGGAGTAATCTCCACCAGCATCCAGTTGGAGTCGGCGACTTTGGAATAGACGACCAGAGACTCGACCCCATGCGGCTGCGTATGCAGCCGAAGCACCCCGGATTGATCCTTGAACCGCAAATCGTGCTCCTGCAACCCGGCATCCTTCATCGATGTCCCGACGCTCAGCAGCTCCCTGCCGTTCAGATCCAGCAGCATCCGGTTGGAATCCTTGGAATATCCCTCGAGAATCCCGCGGATCCAGTCGGCTTTCACATGCACGACAAGAATGCCCAGGTACCGGGAGTTGTTGTACACCTTGCGGGAGAAGCTGAGCACAGGCACGTTCCCATTATAGGTCGTTAAATCATGCTCCTCTGACCAGGAGAAGTCATTGTTCTGCAGCAAAGGATACCATGGCTGTGCCTCGGCAGCCTTTAGCTCATGGAATTGAATATAGCTCTGCCGGTCTCCCCACTCCGGCTGCTCCATATATAAATCGATGGCTTGAATTTGCGGAATCGAATACGTAAGATGAGCCAGCGCTTCCTGTATGCCTTTGGAGCGTCTGTAGTGGTTGAACTCATCCTCTTTGCCCGACAGAAACGTAAGCAAATCATTGTCCCTGGACGTGGTCAGCGAGATCTGCTCGATCGATGTCAGACGTCCCGTAATTTCATTGTTCAGCTCCTCGAGCAGCCTTTTCTGGTAATACGACGTGTTGTCGGCCAATTCCCGCGAGGTCATGGCATAACTGGTCCATACCGTGATCGCCAGCACAATCGTGATCAGCCCTGCAAAACAAATAATAAACAGGGAATCGATCCGGTATTTCTTGAAGGGATTGATCATAAGCGCTCATCCTCCATGCATATCCATTCCGATCCGAAAAAAACATTGAAGCCGTGCGGCGAACCGCTGCCTCAATGTTTTCTCATTTTATAATATATCGGCTGGCCTAGCTACTACCCTTTTAATCCAGTGGTAGCCACGCCCTCCACAAAATATTTCTGGGCAAAGACAAACAGCAGCGTAGCCGGCAGAATGGATACGAGCGACATCGCGAGCAACTGCCCCCATTCCGCGCCGCCTTGCGAATCGTTAATCATCCGCAAAGCCAAGCCTACCGTGTATTTGTCGACGGAATTAATGTACAGGAGATGGCCCAGGAAATCATCCCAGTTCCATAGGAAGCAGAAGATGATGACCGTCACGATCGAAGGCTTCATCAAGGGCATTA from Paenibacillus ihbetae includes:
- a CDS encoding ABC transporter substrate-binding protein; the encoded protein is MNKWKRLQILALLMVFSLLAAACGGGNGGTGTNTGSTNSSKNNTQAEGGSADNVKLRIMWWGSQPRHEATLKALEAYTAKNPHVTFEPEYSGMDGYLDKLSTQAAAHNEPDIFQMDPGWISDWTSRNQLEELDSKVKLDELTPSLLPIGQRDGKQYGVPLGSVAFGMIYDKAALEKLGATMPKDGWSWDDFFALAEEVKPKLAEGQYFTLDYAGNYFMFSAYHYAKGKGTLITEDGKFNIDEATFLEWTKKFEQLRKDGLVPPADLNASDKEMDPTADLLVNGKILFRYSFSNNYTTWDSMKEGAYDLVTMPRAEEAGGWLKPSMYFSLSPNSKHKEEAAKFIDWFINDPEAGAILGTARGVPANAKIAESLIPKLPEGEKVGMKLIDATTPDGQIFTTGPEGWVNFIDKDFPLVRDELSFGRTTPEKAYESLKKAAQEYE
- a CDS encoding sensor histidine kinase; this encodes MINPFKKYRIDSLFIICFAGLITIVLAITVWTSYAMTSRELADNTSYYQKRLLEELNNEITGRLTSIEQISLTTSRDNDLLTFLSGKEDEFNHYRRSKGIQEALAHLTYSIPQIQAIDLYMEQPEWGDRQSYIQFHELKAAEAQPWYPLLQNNDFSWSEEHDLTTYNGNVPVLSFSRKVYNNSRYLGILVVHVKADWIRGILEGYSKDSNRMLLDLNGRELLSVGTSMKDAGLQEHDLRFKDQSGVLRLHTQPHGVESLVVYSKVADSNWMLVEITPWERITSGSVKLAGAIITIGIGALLLAFLLTLWLSRQLLKPIAQLVRAMKNYDVGGKQAELAGDYTNEFGILFAGFRRLNERIQALYASLAQRYEQQRKAEIEALQANINPHFLYNTLDQLNWMAIAEGQEKMSRILELMGRMFRIGLSHGESFITIDEELTHVACYLEIQQIRWEDGLEYEVQASQEVRNLFIPKMTLQPFVENSIIHGFNARQSGRIQIKAEEEDGRVLMTITDDGSGLAPESKGNHRRKGGYGIRNVRERFSAFFNENYEIQVKDGEIEGVVVTIIFPRLEVAQT